In Calderihabitans maritimus, a genomic segment contains:
- the cysQ gene encoding 3'(2'),5'-bisphosphate nucleotidase CysQ — translation MNLEKELHVAKELAIEAGRAIMEIYNQDFEVEWKTDLSPLTAADKKSNEIIVSRLLEAFPQYAVLSEETKDDKSRLANDWCWIIDPLDGTKEFIKRNGEFTVNIALAYKQKVVLGVIYVPAKGELYYAARGNGAYYQKDGSVKRLQVSQRRKNPRLVMSRSHASDRLRELIEKNNISEVKEAGSSLKGCMIAKGEAEIYYRLNPTMEWDTAAMHCIVEEAGGIFEQLDGTEMFYNRENSLNDKGFYILNTKENKLLYI, via the coding sequence ATGAACCTAGAGAAAGAATTGCATGTTGCAAAAGAACTTGCCATTGAAGCCGGACGAGCAATCATGGAAATTTATAACCAGGACTTTGAAGTGGAATGGAAAACAGACCTATCCCCACTGACAGCAGCAGACAAGAAATCAAACGAAATAATTGTGAGTAGACTGCTTGAAGCGTTTCCTCAATATGCTGTGCTATCGGAAGAGACCAAAGACGATAAATCAAGACTGGCCAACGACTGGTGCTGGATCATCGACCCCCTGGACGGCACCAAGGAATTCATCAAAAGAAACGGGGAATTCACCGTAAATATAGCACTGGCTTACAAACAAAAGGTAGTCCTGGGCGTCATTTATGTCCCGGCAAAAGGAGAATTGTACTATGCCGCAAGGGGAAATGGAGCCTACTACCAGAAAGACGGTTCAGTCAAAAGGCTGCAGGTTTCCCAAAGACGAAAAAACCCGAGACTTGTAATGAGCAGGTCACACGCATCGGACAGATTGCGTGAGCTAATAGAGAAGAATAATATCTCGGAGGTCAAGGAGGCAGGAAGCTCATTAAAGGGTTGTATGATAGCCAAAGGAGAAGCCGAAATATACTACCGCCTCAACCCTACCATGGAATGGGACACTGCCGCCATGCACTGTATCGTGGAAGAAGCAGGGGGAATATTCGAACAGCTTGACGGTACGGAGATGTTCTATAACAGGGAAAACAGCCTAAACGATAAGGGTTTTTATATCTTAAACACGAAGGAGAACAAACTGCTTTATATTTAG
- a CDS encoding bifunctional sulfate adenylyltransferase/adenylylsulfate kinase, whose translation MVSKQVPAEPNPPYGGVLKELIAEQSRIAELKKEAVYLPSWDLTQRQLCDLELLLCGAFSPLEGFLCRDDYEAVCRQMRLTDGTLWPIPVTLDVTEQFASSLDKGDKIALRHPEGMVLAVMTVEDVWKPDLHAEAECVYGTADEAHPGVFQLFRQTNPVYVGGSLEGLELPVHHTFKKLRHTPAELRNIFKSLGWARVVGFQTRNPMHKAHVELTRRAMEEAGASLLIHPVVGRTSPGDIDYFTRARCYQRIMKYYPEQSAMLSLLPLAMRMAGPREALWHAIIRKNYGCTHFIIGRDHAGPRRTDNGEAFYPPYAARDLARKHEDELGITILTYEEMVYVADFDRYMMRSELPEKARFLTLSGTELRRRLREGLPIPDWFSYPEVINELRRAYPPRAEQGFTVFFTGLSGAGKSTIAQILMAKLMEDGHRRVTLLDGDIVRKHLSSELGFSKRDRDLNIKRIGFVASEITKNGGVAICAPIAPYRATRREVREMVSQHGGFIEVYVATPLEVCEARDRKGLYAKARAGLITNFTGIDDPYEPPENAEVVVDTSRISAEEAANQILSYLESQGYIGNQG comes from the coding sequence GTGGTGTCAAAGCAGGTGCCAGCAGAACCTAATCCGCCCTACGGGGGCGTGCTAAAAGAGCTTATAGCTGAACAGTCAAGAATAGCGGAACTGAAAAAGGAGGCAGTCTACCTTCCCTCATGGGATCTTACGCAGCGCCAGTTATGCGACCTAGAACTCCTACTTTGCGGAGCCTTTTCCCCGCTGGAAGGTTTTTTGTGCAGAGATGACTACGAAGCTGTATGCAGACAAATGCGGCTCACAGACGGTACCCTTTGGCCTATCCCCGTAACTCTTGATGTAACCGAACAATTTGCTTCTTCTCTTGATAAAGGGGATAAGATTGCCCTTCGCCATCCAGAAGGGATGGTTCTGGCCGTTATGACGGTTGAAGATGTATGGAAACCTGATCTGCACGCCGAGGCGGAGTGCGTTTATGGTACCGCAGACGAGGCCCATCCTGGTGTATTCCAGCTTTTCCGCCAAACAAATCCTGTGTACGTTGGAGGCTCTCTGGAAGGCCTTGAACTTCCTGTGCATCATACTTTCAAGAAACTGCGGCATACCCCTGCCGAACTCAGGAATATTTTTAAGAGTTTGGGTTGGGCACGGGTAGTAGGCTTTCAGACTCGCAATCCTATGCACAAGGCTCATGTGGAACTGACCAGACGCGCAATGGAGGAGGCGGGTGCAAGCCTCCTGATACATCCGGTCGTGGGGCGTACCAGCCCGGGTGATATCGACTATTTCACGCGAGCGCGCTGTTACCAGAGAATCATGAAATACTATCCGGAACAATCAGCAATGTTAAGTTTGCTGCCGCTGGCAATGAGGATGGCAGGTCCCCGGGAAGCGCTTTGGCATGCTATCATTCGTAAGAACTATGGTTGTACCCACTTTATCATAGGAAGAGATCACGCAGGCCCACGGCGCACGGATAACGGCGAAGCCTTTTATCCTCCCTATGCTGCCCGGGATCTTGCGCGGAAGCATGAGGATGAACTTGGTATTACGATTTTGACGTATGAGGAAATGGTTTATGTGGCGGATTTTGACAGGTACATGATGCGTTCCGAGCTACCTGAGAAAGCCAGATTCCTCACTCTTTCAGGCACTGAGCTTCGCCGGCGACTGCGGGAAGGACTTCCGATACCAGACTGGTTTTCCTATCCAGAAGTCATTAACGAGTTGCGTCGGGCATATCCTCCCAGGGCAGAGCAGGGATTTACTGTGTTTTTCACAGGACTTTCTGGCGCTGGGAAATCCACGATAGCGCAGATCTTGATGGCAAAACTGATGGAAGATGGGCACCGAAGGGTGACACTTCTGGATGGGGATATTGTTCGCAAGCATTTATCCAGTGAACTGGGCTTTTCTAAACGCGACCGGGATTTGAATATCAAGCGGATCGGGTTTGTGGCGAGCGAGATTACTAAAAATGGGGGTGTAGCTATCTGCGCGCCCATTGCTCCATACAGAGCTACGAGGCGGGAAGTACGCGAAATGGTCAGTCAGCACGGTGGATTCATAGAGGTATATGTGGCCACACCTCTAGAAGTATGTGAAGCAAGGGATAGGAAGGGCTTGTATGCCAAGGCGCGAGCCGGTCTCATTACTAATTTTACTGGCATTGATGACCCGTACGAACCACCGGAGAATGCAGAAGTAGTTGTTGACACGTCCAGGATTAGTGCGGAGGAAGCAGCAAACCAGATTCTGTCGTATCTGGAGAGTCAAGGATATATTGGCAACCAAGGCTAA
- a CDS encoding winged helix-turn-helix transcriptional regulator codes for MSNEYEILSHLEKNEVTSQRKIARGTGLSLGTVNLLLKRMVRKGLVKIERLNAKTLRYIITPKGMAEKTRLAYQYMKNSYRQIVKISEALEQVLEERKYQGQHDEVVFLGPRDEILEILKIAAGRLNIKYIIAESWEELKVKRNGTEDVLIITWISYSDEKFSADENVINILEKI; via the coding sequence ATGAGTAACGAATATGAAATTTTAAGCCACCTGGAAAAAAATGAGGTTACTTCTCAGCGTAAGATCGCGAGAGGGACGGGCCTTTCGCTAGGTACCGTCAACCTTCTGCTAAAAAGAATGGTTCGGAAGGGCCTGGTTAAAATCGAGCGGCTTAATGCTAAAACCTTACGTTACATTATTACTCCAAAAGGAATGGCGGAAAAAACCAGGCTGGCTTACCAGTACATGAAAAATTCCTACCGGCAGATTGTAAAAATAAGCGAGGCTTTAGAACAGGTCCTGGAGGAAAGGAAATATCAGGGCCAGCATGATGAAGTGGTTTTTCTTGGGCCCCGGGATGAAATTCTGGAAATACTTAAAATCGCCGCCGGAAGACTTAACATAAAATATATAATCGCTGAAAGCTGGGAGGAACTGAAAGTAAAGCGAAACGGCACGGAGGACGTGCTGATTATCACGTGGATATCTTATTCTGATGAGAAGTTTTCTGCAGATGAAAATGTTATCAATATTCTTGAAAAGATCTAA
- the galU gene encoding UTP--glucose-1-phosphate uridylyltransferase GalU produces MKVRKAIIPAAGLGTRFLPATKAQPKEMLPIIDKPAIQYIVEEAVASGIEDILIITGRNKRAIEDHFDKSVELELTLKEKNHKKLLEMVQDISNLVDIHYVRQKEPKGLGHAVYCARKFVGNEPFAVLLGDDIIHSKVPCLKQMLQLYDKYQSTIIGVQEVPVQEVRRYGIVKPVPVGENLYKVDDLIEKPTPEQAPSTLAIMGRYIIDPAIFDILQNTEPGAGGEIQLTDALRNLLRQQPIYAYVFEGKRYDVGDKFGYLQAIVEFALQREEINAQFTYYLKNLIRELGT; encoded by the coding sequence ATGAAAGTTAGAAAAGCGATTATTCCGGCAGCCGGTTTGGGAACTAGATTTTTACCTGCCACCAAAGCACAGCCTAAAGAGATGCTTCCAATAATAGACAAACCTGCCATACAATATATAGTGGAGGAGGCTGTTGCTTCCGGTATCGAGGACATCCTTATAATAACCGGCAGAAACAAGAGGGCGATTGAAGATCATTTTGATAAATCAGTTGAGCTGGAGCTGACTTTGAAAGAAAAAAACCATAAGAAACTGCTTGAGATGGTACAGGATATCTCGAACTTGGTAGACATTCACTATGTCAGGCAGAAAGAACCTAAGGGCTTGGGCCACGCAGTCTATTGTGCCCGCAAATTTGTAGGAAATGAGCCTTTCGCAGTACTCTTAGGTGACGATATTATCCATAGTAAGGTTCCCTGCTTGAAGCAAATGCTTCAATTGTATGATAAGTATCAGAGTACAATAATTGGAGTACAAGAAGTACCTGTGCAGGAAGTGCGTCGTTACGGTATAGTCAAACCTGTCCCTGTAGGTGAGAATCTGTATAAAGTGGACGACCTGATTGAAAAACCTACTCCGGAACAAGCACCTTCCACATTGGCCATTATGGGAAGATATATTATTGATCCTGCGATTTTTGACATCCTTCAAAACACTGAACCCGGCGCGGGCGGGGAAATCCAGCTTACCGACGCCCTGAGAAACTTACTCCGGCAACAGCCAATATACGCGTACGTTTTTGAGGGCAAAAGGTACGATGTAGGTGATAAGTTCGGTTATTTACAGGCGATTGTTGAATTTGCCTTGCAACGGGAGGAGATTAATGCACAATTTACATATTACTTAAAGAATCTTATTAGAGAACTGGGCACCTAA
- a CDS encoding glycosyltransferase family 2 protein, translating to MILELIFWLLVVLIIYIYLGYPVLIYILTFFKKRTIRRDDSYLPTVTLIISAYNEGKVIRSKIENTLQLRYPKNKLEVLVASDGSTDETNEIVREFEADGIKLLAFPENRGKTITQNEAVKHASGEIIVFSDANAMYASDAIHKLVRNFADPRVGCVCGELRYKREEDNVAGQGEGLYWRYEQFLKCIESALGNALGANGSIYALRKELYYPLPAEIISDFVEPLMIVAQGYRTVYEDEAISYEEPSSTYQEEFKRKVRIITRSFRGLLYVKHMLNPFRYGLLAIGLLSHKLLRWLTGFFLLILLITNFLLAFENGFYQASLILQLAFYLIAYLGYSKRYTSKFFMIPTYFCMVNYASVLGILRFFHGDKMTSWQPARR from the coding sequence ATGATATTAGAATTAATTTTCTGGTTACTAGTAGTTCTAATTATTTACATTTATCTAGGTTATCCTGTACTTATTTATATTTTAACCTTCTTTAAGAAGAGAACAATAAGACGAGATGATAGTTATTTACCGACTGTAACCCTTATTATATCAGCATATAACGAGGGTAAAGTTATTCGCTCCAAAATAGAGAATACGCTGCAGCTAAGGTATCCTAAAAACAAATTAGAAGTTTTAGTTGCTTCCGATGGTTCAACGGATGAGACGAATGAGATTGTAAGAGAGTTTGAGGCTGATGGTATTAAGTTGTTAGCATTTCCCGAAAACCGAGGCAAAACAATTACTCAAAACGAGGCTGTTAAGCATGCTAGTGGTGAAATTATCGTTTTTTCTGATGCTAATGCTATGTATGCTTCTGACGCTATCCATAAGCTGGTGAGAAATTTTGCGGACCCGAGGGTAGGTTGCGTTTGCGGTGAGTTGCGTTATAAGCGTGAGGAAGACAATGTTGCTGGACAGGGAGAGGGTCTGTACTGGCGTTACGAACAATTCTTGAAGTGTATAGAAAGTGCGTTGGGAAATGCTTTAGGAGCTAACGGATCTATTTATGCTTTACGTAAAGAACTTTATTATCCGTTACCAGCTGAGATAATTAGTGATTTTGTGGAGCCGCTAATGATTGTAGCACAGGGATATCGAACCGTTTATGAAGATGAGGCAATTTCTTATGAAGAACCGTCGTCAACTTACCAAGAAGAGTTCAAACGGAAGGTCAGAATTATTACCCGAAGTTTCAGGGGTTTACTTTACGTAAAACACATGCTCAACCCTTTCCGTTATGGCTTATTAGCCATCGGTTTATTAAGCCATAAGTTACTTAGGTGGTTAACTGGGTTCTTTTTACTGATCTTGTTAATCACTAATTTTCTTCTCGCTTTTGAAAACGGGTTTTATCAAGCCTCTCTAATTTTGCAATTAGCATTCTACCTGATAGCCTATTTGGGATATTCTAAGCGTTATACTTCTAAGTTCTTTATGATTCCTACTTATTTTTGCATGGTTAATTATGCTTCTGTTTTGGGAATTCTGAGGTTTTTCCATGGTGATAAAATGACTTCGTGGCAACCCGCTCGCAGATAA
- a CDS encoding UDP-glucose dehydrogenase family protein, giving the protein MKVSVIGMGYVGLVATCALANSGHEVIGIEKDVNKLTKLRQGKCPIFEQGLDELLQKLISENRIAFSSGIEAVNGSDIVMLAVGTPAMPNGRVDLSQVYGVVSELVKVLDTPTILVMKSTVPPGTGESICQRYLKNTKVPIAYISNPEFLREGQALKDWYYPDRIVIGGDDDSAIEQVKRLYGDIDAPILVMGITSAEMVKYASNAFLATKISFINEIANLCELVGADIDEVAPAVGMDSRIGKEFLRAGLGYGGSCFPKDTKGLDYVSVFKGYNFRLLKAVIEVNTNQRIRAVRKLERALDGLAGKHVAILGLAFKPGTDDIREAPSLDIIPLLLVEGATVTAYDPLATENARKVLPPDVKFADNPYDCIEGAQAVLLATEWPEFSQLDWLQARTRMKSPYVILDGRNALEKDELNRLGFQYYGIGR; this is encoded by the coding sequence GTGAAAGTTAGCGTTATTGGCATGGGCTACGTAGGTCTAGTTGCTACTTGTGCCTTAGCCAACTCTGGACATGAGGTTATAGGTATTGAGAAGGATGTGAATAAACTCACGAAGTTGAGGCAAGGTAAATGTCCAATTTTTGAGCAAGGTCTCGACGAGCTTTTGCAGAAACTAATCAGTGAGAACAGAATAGCTTTTAGTTCCGGCATTGAAGCTGTTAACGGTTCAGATATAGTGATGTTGGCAGTAGGAACACCCGCGATGCCGAATGGGCGTGTTGACCTTTCGCAAGTTTATGGGGTAGTAAGCGAATTGGTTAAGGTTCTTGATACTCCGACTATTTTAGTTATGAAGAGTACTGTACCCCCGGGAACTGGGGAAAGTATTTGTCAGCGCTATTTAAAGAATACCAAGGTACCTATTGCTTATATTTCTAATCCAGAGTTCCTTCGGGAAGGACAAGCTCTTAAAGACTGGTACTACCCCGACAGAATTGTTATTGGTGGGGATGATGACTCGGCCATAGAGCAGGTAAAAAGACTTTATGGCGACATAGATGCTCCCATCCTTGTCATGGGGATTACCAGTGCGGAGATGGTCAAGTACGCTTCCAATGCATTTTTAGCGACAAAGATTTCGTTTATCAATGAGATTGCCAACCTTTGTGAGCTTGTCGGAGCGGATATTGATGAAGTGGCTCCTGCTGTAGGCATGGATAGTCGGATTGGAAAGGAATTCTTGCGAGCAGGACTGGGATATGGAGGTTCCTGCTTTCCTAAGGATACCAAAGGTCTTGACTATGTTTCTGTATTCAAGGGATATAATTTTCGATTGCTAAAGGCGGTTATTGAAGTTAATACCAATCAACGAATCCGGGCTGTGCGGAAATTAGAGAGAGCCCTGGATGGGCTGGCAGGAAAGCACGTAGCGATATTAGGTTTAGCTTTTAAGCCAGGCACGGATGATATCCGCGAAGCTCCGTCCCTGGATATCATACCATTACTTTTGGTGGAGGGGGCTACCGTAACAGCGTATGATCCTCTTGCTACCGAAAACGCAAGGAAGGTACTTCCTCCAGATGTTAAGTTTGCGGACAACCCTTATGATTGCATAGAGGGTGCTCAGGCGGTTTTACTCGCTACCGAATGGCCGGAGTTTAGTCAGTTAGATTGGTTACAGGCTAGGACACGGATGAAATCACCTTATGTGATTCTTGACGGTCGTAACGCTTTAGAAAAGGATGAGTTGAATCGTTTAGGTTTTCAGTATTACGGAATTGGGAGATAG
- the galE gene encoding UDP-glucose 4-epimerase GalE: MGARILVTGGAGYIGSHVVKALGKRGFNVLTVDNLSTGHDWAVLSGELVVCDLLDKEKLREVFSVFRPEAVIHFAASIIVPESVKLPLQYYTNNVVGTLNLLNVMREHGVKKFIFSSTAAVYGIPADIPIKEETPLNPINPYGSSKATVERVLKDMSHASDIDYVALRYFNVAGADPEGELGEAKESATHLITMCVRTAAGIRPYLNIFGTDYPTPDGTCVRDYIHVSDLAEAHIAALEYLLDGGSSDVFNCGYGRGYSVLEVVKIAKKVTGVDFPVEYADRRPGDPPALVAHAQKIRDRLGWQPRYDDLEYIIATAWQWEKKRVTILL, encoded by the coding sequence GTGGGAGCAAGAATTCTGGTTACGGGTGGCGCCGGTTACATCGGCAGCCATGTGGTTAAGGCTCTCGGTAAAAGAGGATTTAATGTTTTAACTGTGGATAACCTCTCCACCGGTCACGACTGGGCGGTCTTGTCGGGAGAATTAGTTGTGTGTGATTTGCTTGATAAAGAGAAATTGAGGGAGGTTTTTTCTGTTTTCAGGCCGGAGGCTGTAATCCACTTCGCAGCATCAATCATAGTTCCGGAATCGGTAAAGCTACCGCTGCAATACTACACCAATAATGTTGTAGGTACGCTGAATCTTTTGAATGTAATGCGAGAGCATGGGGTAAAGAAATTTATTTTTTCTTCTACTGCAGCGGTATACGGCATCCCGGCAGACATTCCTATAAAGGAAGAAACACCTCTAAATCCCATAAACCCCTATGGCAGCAGTAAAGCAACGGTAGAACGGGTGCTAAAGGACATGTCCCATGCTTCAGATATAGATTACGTTGCCCTCAGGTACTTTAACGTAGCGGGAGCCGACCCGGAGGGAGAATTGGGAGAAGCTAAAGAAAGCGCCACCCACCTGATTACCATGTGTGTACGAACAGCGGCGGGTATTCGACCGTACCTGAATATTTTTGGAACTGACTACCCTACTCCTGACGGTACTTGTGTTAGAGATTACATTCACGTATCCGACTTGGCGGAAGCCCATATCGCTGCGCTGGAATACCTTTTGGATGGTGGAAGTAGCGATGTTTTTAATTGTGGGTACGGTAGAGGCTATTCAGTACTGGAAGTAGTAAAAATCGCTAAAAAAGTTACGGGAGTGGACTTCCCGGTTGAGTATGCTGACAGGAGACCAGGCGATCCGCCCGCTTTGGTGGCTCACGCTCAAAAAATCAGGGACAGGCTGGGTTGGCAGCCGAGATATGATGATCTGGAGTATATTATAGCGACAGCCTGGCAGTGGGAGAAAAAGCGGGTGACTATTCTTTTATAA
- a CDS encoding sugar transferase — translation MRNGHPRTWFSFILMLGDLLLVNAGFILAFLIRFQGKLPATNFDPYLKLFPWITLAAVIFFNVYGLYYTVRRSWRDILSSLICSVGLIFLISVVLSYMARGFAFPRTVFFLAALLQLALLGAWRRFMWRWERKLHGSKKVIVVGRLLEAQELAVKLSRSSEGVFNIQGIIGDIPLPEAKQGRDFYPVLGSWETAEEDLLKCSPDLVYVCSSVPQELKKKIIASSLSSPWEVYLVPDLYDIMVVQATLDQIDDTPVFHVGSVRPKNGLQFGKRLLDVSISAAGLVLALPLMLLIALAIKLDSPGPVFYTQERVSYRGKTFKLIKFRTMVKDAEKYTGPVLAAENDPRITRVGKFLRATRLDELPQLINVLKGEMSLVGPRPERPYFVRQFEKQIPEYAYRHIVKSGITGLAQVAGKYSTSPEDKLRYDLLYAKTASPLLDLQILFQTVKVLLMKDKAS, via the coding sequence GTGCGCAACGGACATCCGCGAACGTGGTTCAGTTTCATTTTAATGCTTGGAGACCTGTTGCTGGTCAATGCCGGCTTCATTTTGGCTTTCTTGATCCGCTTCCAGGGGAAACTGCCTGCCACCAACTTTGATCCTTATCTAAAACTCTTTCCCTGGATTACCCTGGCAGCGGTTATCTTTTTTAATGTATACGGGCTCTACTACACCGTTCGCCGCAGTTGGAGAGACATCCTTTCCTCTCTCATCTGCTCCGTGGGCCTGATTTTCTTGATCAGTGTAGTGCTATCCTACATGGCCCGGGGCTTTGCCTTCCCGCGGACGGTGTTTTTCCTGGCGGCGCTGCTGCAGCTTGCCTTACTGGGCGCCTGGCGCCGCTTCATGTGGAGATGGGAGAGAAAGCTTCACGGCTCCAAGAAAGTTATAGTGGTGGGAAGATTACTGGAGGCGCAGGAACTGGCCGTCAAGCTTTCCCGAAGCTCCGAAGGAGTGTTCAACATACAGGGGATAATAGGAGATATTCCCTTACCGGAGGCAAAGCAAGGACGTGATTTCTATCCGGTACTGGGTTCATGGGAAACGGCGGAAGAAGACCTGTTGAAATGCAGTCCCGACCTGGTCTATGTCTGTTCCTCCGTTCCTCAGGAGCTCAAGAAAAAGATTATAGCCTCTTCCCTGAGCAGCCCGTGGGAAGTGTACCTGGTACCCGACCTGTACGACATCATGGTAGTCCAGGCTACCCTGGACCAGATCGATGACACTCCGGTTTTTCACGTAGGCAGTGTCCGGCCCAAAAACGGCCTGCAGTTCGGAAAACGCCTGCTAGACGTATCTATTTCTGCCGCAGGCCTGGTACTGGCCTTACCTCTCATGCTTTTGATAGCCTTGGCCATCAAACTGGATTCCCCCGGTCCCGTCTTTTACACCCAGGAAAGGGTAAGCTACCGGGGTAAAACGTTTAAACTTATCAAGTTCCGCACCATGGTTAAAGATGCCGAAAAATACACCGGACCGGTGCTGGCCGCGGAAAACGACCCGCGCATTACCCGGGTGGGTAAGTTTCTCCGGGCCACCCGGCTCGACGAACTGCCGCAGCTCATCAATGTCCTCAAAGGCGAGATGAGCCTGGTCGGACCCCGGCCGGAAAGGCCCTACTTTGTCCGGCAGTTCGAAAAACAAATACCCGAGTACGCTTACAGGCACATAGTCAAGTCGGGAATTACCGGCCTCGCCCAGGTGGCAGGCAAATACAGCACCAGCCCGGAGGACAAGCTGCGCTATGACTTGCTTTACGCCAAAACAGCTTCACCGTTGCTAGACCTGCAAATTTTGTTTCAGACAGTGAAGGTGCTGTTGATGAAGGATAAGGCTTCGTAA
- the tatA gene encoding twin-arginine translocase TatA/TatE family subunit, producing MFGILPSIGVPELILILVLALLIFGPGKLPEVGKAVGKSIREFKKASQDVKEEVDKVFEEPVK from the coding sequence ATGTTCGGTATTCTCCCCAGTATCGGCGTACCCGAACTGATTCTGATACTGGTACTGGCGTTACTCATCTTCGGGCCGGGAAAACTTCCGGAAGTGGGTAAGGCGGTAGGAAAGAGTATTCGGGAGTTTAAGAAGGCCTCCCAGGACGTGAAAGAAGAGGTAGACAAGGTTTTCGAGGAGCCGGTCAAGTAA
- a CDS encoding chaperone NapD gives MVISGILVRVNPEDVQNVVSYLETIPGVSVHGVYEDSKIIVVLETETTEEAHRITSHQMAGAEGVLGVYLAYCNFEDEVLGEDREQEVH, from the coding sequence ATGGTTATCTCCGGTATTTTGGTGAGAGTTAACCCGGAGGACGTTCAAAACGTGGTCAGTTATTTGGAAACTATCCCGGGAGTATCGGTTCACGGTGTCTACGAGGATTCCAAAATTATAGTCGTTCTGGAAACCGAAACGACTGAAGAGGCCCACCGCATTACCAGCCACCAGATGGCCGGCGCTGAAGGAGTGCTGGGGGTCTACCTTGCTTACTGCAACTTCGAAGATGAAGTTTTAGGTGAGGACAGGGAGCAAGAAGTCCACTAA
- a CDS encoding 4Fe-4S dicluster domain-containing protein — MPQEEERLSRRKLFGLVKDKLVGAGSAALQVAAPKLASGLLRPPGAVEEEEFLATCRRCGKCIEACPGGALREAGPEHGLALGTPYLVPGEVPCSLCLTCQQVCPSGAIQSLARDKVRIAVAVIKRDRCLAWQGGMCRACYDRCPDRGRAMVLESFRRPVIRESDCSGCGNCAHACVLKPAAIVMKPVEKRG, encoded by the coding sequence GTGCCGCAGGAAGAAGAACGCTTATCGAGACGCAAATTATTCGGACTGGTTAAAGATAAACTTGTTGGCGCGGGAAGTGCTGCCCTTCAGGTGGCCGCTCCCAAATTGGCGAGCGGCCTCCTCCGGCCTCCCGGTGCGGTAGAAGAAGAAGAGTTTCTCGCTACCTGCCGGCGCTGCGGGAAATGTATCGAGGCCTGTCCCGGCGGAGCCCTGCGGGAGGCCGGCCCGGAGCACGGGCTGGCCCTGGGGACCCCTTACCTGGTCCCCGGGGAGGTACCGTGCTCCCTCTGCCTGACTTGTCAGCAAGTATGTCCCAGTGGAGCAATACAGTCTCTGGCCAGAGATAAGGTCAGGATCGCGGTCGCGGTAATTAAACGGGATAGATGCCTGGCCTGGCAGGGCGGCATGTGCCGGGCCTGTTACGATCGCTGTCCGGACCGGGGCCGGGCTATGGTGCTGGAGTCCTTCCGCCGGCCGGTGATCCGTGAAAGCGACTGCTCCGGCTGCGGAAATTGCGCTCATGCCTGTGTTCTTAAACCCGCGGCCATAGTAATGAAACCTGTGGAGAAAAGGGGGTAG